The following proteins are co-located in the Clavibacter capsici genome:
- the fdxA gene encoding ferredoxin: MTYVIALPCVDVKDRACIDECPVDCIYEGERSLYIHPDECVDCGACEPVCPVEAIYYEDDLPERWSDYYTANVEFFAEMGSPGGATKVGVTHSDHPVIAALPPQNG; this comes from the coding sequence GTGACCTACGTCATCGCCCTGCCCTGTGTCGACGTGAAGGACCGCGCCTGCATCGACGAGTGCCCGGTGGACTGCATCTACGAGGGCGAGCGGTCGCTCTACATCCACCCGGACGAGTGCGTGGACTGCGGTGCCTGCGAGCCCGTGTGCCCCGTCGAGGCGATCTACTACGAGGACGACCTGCCCGAGCGCTGGAGCGACTACTACACCGCGAACGTCGAGTTCTTCGCGGAGATGGGCTCGCCCGGCGGCGCCACCAAGGTCGGCGTCACGCACTCCGACCACCCCGTCATCGCCGCGCTCCCGCCCCAGAACGGCTGA
- a CDS encoding PIG-L family deacetylase, producing the protein MIPGTSRRPDRAARTRRPEREHVLLVHAHPDDESIVTGGTIARLVRDGVPVTVLTCTRGERGDVIPEDMRHLEGDLRALADHRETELAEAMAALGVTDHRFLGDPDARWRGLEPRRYVDSGMEWGDDGVPVALRPLDPDSLCAGDEADEARDVLAVIADVDATSVITYDDHGGYGHPDHVRTHVIATWAAEEAGVPAYLITTTASSAREAHELVRARGRFPAPDPDPAGTLVLPDDQVDLTVDASEVLDAKIRAIAAHRTQTVVDGDQFALSHGIGAPISPVEMFRLHRPAGAAPDDDAPRPPRGAQRVGTALASLVLGILVGAVGTAAHRATLPVGPIALPIGLALALVTLACLLVAFRLLLVDRLHALCLGLGVVAAVAVLGTRGPSGSVLFPDDGLSQVWAIAPAILVAAVVVWPRFARRPADAGAGPDAAPGAASGERPAAGTPSRAA; encoded by the coding sequence ATGATCCCCGGCACGTCCCGACGCCCCGATCGGGCTGCCCGCACCCGCCGTCCCGAGCGCGAGCACGTGCTCCTCGTGCACGCGCACCCCGACGACGAGAGCATCGTCACGGGCGGCACCATCGCGCGCCTCGTCCGGGACGGCGTCCCGGTCACCGTCCTCACCTGCACGCGCGGGGAGCGCGGCGACGTGATCCCCGAGGACATGCGGCACCTCGAGGGCGACCTCCGCGCGCTCGCCGACCACCGCGAGACCGAGCTGGCCGAGGCCATGGCGGCCCTCGGCGTCACCGACCACCGCTTCCTCGGTGACCCCGACGCGCGCTGGCGCGGCCTCGAGCCGCGCCGCTACGTCGACTCCGGCATGGAGTGGGGCGACGACGGCGTCCCCGTCGCCCTCCGCCCGCTGGATCCCGACTCGCTGTGCGCGGGCGACGAGGCCGACGAGGCGCGCGACGTGCTCGCCGTCATCGCCGACGTCGACGCCACGAGCGTCATCACGTACGACGACCACGGCGGGTACGGCCACCCGGACCACGTGCGCACGCACGTCATCGCGACCTGGGCGGCGGAGGAGGCGGGGGTGCCCGCGTACCTCATCACCACGACCGCGTCGTCGGCCCGCGAGGCGCACGAGCTCGTCCGCGCGCGCGGCCGGTTCCCCGCCCCCGACCCGGATCCGGCGGGCACGCTCGTGCTGCCGGACGACCAGGTCGACCTGACCGTGGACGCGTCCGAGGTGCTCGACGCCAAGATCCGCGCGATCGCCGCCCACCGCACGCAGACCGTGGTCGACGGCGACCAGTTCGCGCTGTCGCACGGCATCGGCGCGCCCATCTCGCCCGTGGAGATGTTCCGGCTGCACCGGCCGGCGGGCGCCGCGCCCGACGACGACGCACCCCGGCCGCCGCGCGGCGCCCAGCGCGTCGGCACCGCGCTCGCCTCCCTCGTGCTCGGGATCCTGGTGGGCGCGGTCGGCACGGCCGCGCACCGGGCGACGCTCCCCGTCGGCCCGATCGCGCTGCCGATCGGCCTCGCGCTCGCCCTCGTCACGCTCGCGTGCCTCCTGGTCGCGTTCCGCCTGCTCCTCGTCGACCGGCTGCACGCGCTGTGCCTCGGCCTCGGGGTCGTCGCGGCGGTGGCGGTGCTCGGCACGCGCGGCCCGAGCGGATCCGTGCTCTTCCCGGACGACGGCCTGAGCCAGGTGTGGGCGATCGCGCCCGCGATCCTCGTCGCCGCCGTGGTCGTCTGGCCCCGGTTCGCGCGGCGCCCCGCCGACGCCGGAGCGGGCCCGGACGCCGCCCCCGGTGCGGCATCCGGCGAGCGGCCCGCGGCCGGGACGCCGTCCCGCGCCGCGTAG
- the efeU gene encoding iron uptake transporter permease EfeU: MFANYLIGLREGLEAALVVTILIAYVVRIGRRDVLGRLWLGVGLAVLLALSVGAILTYGAYGLTFEAQEAIGGSLSIVATGLVTWMVFWMLRTAKDMRSELQGAVDRAIQGAAWGLVAVAFLAVGREGIETALFLWSAVQATGATALPLVGAGLGIVTAVALGWLVYRGVLRIDLARFFTWTGALLIVVAGGVLAYGVHDLQEAGILPGIGALAFDVSGAVPPGSWYGTLLKGTVNFSPATTWLEAITWVLYVVSTLATYLALARRGRRARLAPSAAPADAAPRLADAPADAAAR, encoded by the coding sequence GTGTTCGCGAACTACCTGATCGGCCTGCGCGAGGGCCTCGAGGCCGCGCTGGTCGTCACCATCCTCATCGCCTACGTCGTCAGGATCGGCCGCCGCGACGTGCTCGGCCGGCTCTGGCTCGGCGTCGGGCTCGCGGTCCTCCTCGCCCTGTCGGTCGGCGCGATCCTCACCTACGGCGCCTACGGCCTCACCTTCGAGGCGCAGGAGGCCATCGGCGGATCCCTCTCCATCGTCGCCACGGGCCTCGTCACCTGGATGGTGTTCTGGATGCTCCGCACCGCGAAGGACATGCGCTCCGAGCTGCAGGGCGCGGTCGACCGGGCCATCCAGGGCGCCGCGTGGGGCCTCGTCGCCGTCGCGTTCCTCGCGGTCGGCCGCGAGGGGATCGAGACGGCGCTGTTCCTCTGGTCGGCCGTGCAGGCCACGGGCGCCACGGCCCTCCCCCTCGTCGGCGCGGGCCTCGGCATCGTGACCGCCGTCGCGCTCGGCTGGCTCGTGTACCGCGGGGTGCTGCGCATCGACCTCGCGCGCTTCTTCACCTGGACGGGCGCGCTCCTCATCGTGGTCGCCGGCGGCGTGCTCGCGTACGGCGTGCACGACCTGCAGGAGGCGGGGATCCTGCCCGGCATCGGCGCGCTCGCGTTCGACGTCTCCGGGGCCGTGCCGCCCGGATCCTGGTACGGCACGCTCCTCAAGGGCACCGTCAACTTCTCCCCCGCCACCACCTGGCTCGAGGCGATCACGTGGGTGCTGTACGTCGTGTCGACGCTCGCGACCTACCTCGCGCTCGCGCGGCGCGGCCGGCGCGCGCGGCTCGCACCGTCCGCCGCGCCCGCGGATGCCGCTCCCCGCCTCGCCGACGCGCCGGCCGACGCCGCTGCGCGCTGA
- the efeO gene encoding iron uptake system protein EfeO, with translation MNRSALPAAALIAGAALALSGCVANAPAGSAGDDGAAAASGVTQLTVDSSADACTVSAATAPSGTVSFHVTNSTDQVTEFYLLADDGLRIVGEVENVSPGIERDLVLTAQPGSYYTVCKPGMVGDGVGRAPFTVTGDQVALAGDAEQQGEDAAAAYLAYVKDQVGRLLPATQEFADAYLAGDDDRARSLYPTARAYYERVEPVAESFGDLDPEIDFREADVEPGTEWTGWHRIEKDLWQPAPDANGGDVYSPLGAADRAHFAQELTADTQRLYDAVHADDFSVDISTVSNGAVGLMDEVASGKITGEEEIWSHTDLWDFQANLEGARVAYEGVRDIVAPKDPQLVATLDARFASLEEDLAAYGSLEEGFTPYDRLTKEQVKGLADGVNALAEPLSKLTGTLVG, from the coding sequence ATGAACCGCTCCGCCCTCCCCGCCGCCGCCCTGATCGCCGGCGCCGCCCTCGCCCTCTCGGGGTGCGTCGCGAACGCGCCCGCCGGATCCGCGGGCGACGACGGCGCCGCCGCGGCGTCGGGCGTCACGCAGCTCACCGTCGACAGCTCGGCCGACGCCTGCACCGTCTCCGCCGCGACGGCGCCGAGCGGCACCGTGTCGTTCCACGTCACGAACTCCACCGACCAGGTGACGGAGTTCTACCTGCTCGCCGACGACGGCCTCCGCATCGTCGGCGAGGTCGAGAACGTCAGCCCCGGCATCGAGCGCGACCTCGTGCTCACCGCGCAGCCCGGCAGCTACTACACCGTCTGCAAGCCCGGCATGGTGGGCGACGGCGTCGGCCGTGCGCCCTTCACCGTCACGGGCGACCAGGTCGCGCTCGCGGGCGACGCCGAGCAGCAGGGGGAGGACGCGGCCGCCGCCTACCTCGCCTACGTCAAGGACCAGGTCGGGCGGCTCCTCCCCGCCACGCAGGAGTTCGCCGACGCGTACCTCGCGGGCGACGACGACCGCGCGCGCTCCCTCTACCCCACGGCCCGCGCGTACTACGAGCGCGTCGAGCCCGTGGCCGAGTCGTTCGGCGACCTCGACCCGGAGATCGACTTCCGCGAGGCGGACGTCGAGCCCGGCACCGAGTGGACCGGCTGGCACCGCATCGAGAAGGACCTCTGGCAGCCCGCGCCCGACGCGAACGGCGGCGACGTCTACTCGCCCCTCGGCGCCGCGGATCGCGCGCACTTCGCCCAGGAGCTCACCGCCGACACGCAGCGCCTCTACGACGCCGTGCACGCGGATGACTTCTCCGTCGACATCTCCACGGTCTCCAACGGCGCCGTGGGCCTCATGGACGAGGTCGCGTCGGGCAAGATCACCGGCGAGGAGGAGATCTGGTCGCACACGGACCTCTGGGACTTCCAGGCGAACCTCGAGGGCGCGCGCGTCGCGTACGAGGGCGTCCGCGACATCGTCGCCCCGAAGGACCCGCAGCTCGTCGCCACGCTCGACGCGCGGTTCGCGTCCCTCGAGGAGGACCTCGCGGCGTACGGATCCCTCGAGGAGGGCTTCACCCCCTACGACCGGCTGACGAAGGAGCAGGTCAAGGGCCTCGCGGACGGCGTGAACGCGCTGGCCGAGCCGCTGTCGAAGCTCACCGGCACCCTCGTCGGCTGA
- the efeB gene encoding iron uptake transporter deferrochelatase/peroxidase subunit: MSGIESAPTADAADAVTPDADATAPRGVSRRGILGLLGAGALGGGLVGSAAGVMADRAFAGARRAAGGSTYAFHGPHQAGITTPAQDRLHFAAFDVADIDRAGLVSLLRDWSAAAARMTAGGPAGALGAVEGAYDSPPDDTGEALDLPPAGLTITFGLGPSLFTTAEGVDRFGIADRRPAALVDLPRFPGDALVPEATGGDLCIQACSDDPQVAVHAIRNLSRIAFGRASIRWSQLGFGRTSSTSRAQVTPRNLFGFKDGTANVKSEDTRQVEDHVWADAGSSPAEAWMQGGSYLVARRIRMTIETWDRSSLREQERVVGRTKGSGAPLSGGEEHTAPDFAATGRGGAPLIDRASHVRLAHPDANDGAVLLRRGYNFVDGNDELGRLNAGLFFLAFQRDPRTQFIPIQRSLAHDAMNEYLRHVGSGIWAVPPGASRDGYVGETLLGP, translated from the coding sequence ATGAGCGGGATCGAGAGCGCTCCGACCGCGGACGCCGCGGACGCCGTGACACCCGACGCCGACGCCACGGCGCCCCGCGGCGTCTCCCGCCGCGGGATCCTCGGCCTCCTCGGCGCGGGCGCGCTCGGCGGCGGCCTCGTGGGATCCGCCGCCGGCGTGATGGCCGACCGCGCCTTCGCGGGCGCGCGCCGGGCCGCGGGCGGATCCACGTACGCCTTCCACGGTCCGCACCAGGCGGGCATCACGACGCCCGCGCAGGACCGGCTGCACTTCGCCGCCTTCGACGTCGCCGACATCGACCGCGCGGGCCTCGTCTCGCTCCTGCGGGACTGGAGCGCGGCGGCGGCGCGCATGACGGCGGGCGGCCCCGCGGGCGCGCTCGGCGCGGTCGAGGGCGCGTACGACTCCCCGCCCGACGACACCGGCGAGGCGCTCGACCTCCCGCCCGCCGGCCTCACCATCACGTTCGGCCTCGGCCCGTCGCTGTTCACGACGGCCGAGGGCGTCGACCGCTTCGGCATCGCCGACCGCCGTCCGGCCGCGCTCGTCGACCTGCCGCGCTTCCCGGGCGACGCGCTCGTGCCCGAGGCCACGGGCGGCGACCTCTGCATCCAGGCGTGCAGCGACGACCCGCAGGTGGCCGTGCACGCGATCCGCAACCTCTCGCGCATCGCGTTCGGCCGCGCGTCCATCCGCTGGTCGCAGCTCGGCTTCGGCCGCACCTCGTCGACGAGCCGCGCGCAGGTCACGCCGCGGAACCTCTTCGGCTTCAAGGACGGAACCGCGAACGTGAAGTCCGAGGACACGCGCCAGGTCGAGGACCACGTCTGGGCGGACGCCGGGTCCTCGCCCGCGGAGGCCTGGATGCAGGGCGGCTCCTACCTCGTCGCCCGCCGCATCCGCATGACCATCGAGACGTGGGACCGCTCGTCGCTCCGCGAGCAGGAGCGCGTCGTCGGCCGCACGAAGGGCTCGGGCGCGCCCCTCAGCGGCGGCGAGGAGCACACCGCCCCGGACTTCGCCGCCACGGGCCGTGGCGGGGCCCCGCTCATCGACCGGGCGTCGCACGTGCGCCTCGCGCACCCGGACGCGAACGACGGGGCCGTGCTCCTGCGCCGCGGCTACAACTTCGTCGACGGCAACGACGAGCTGGGGCGGCTGAACGCGGGCCTGTTCTTCCTGGCGTTCCAGCGGGATCCGCGCACGCAGTTCATCCCCATCCAGCGGAGCCTCGCGCACGACGCCATGAACGAGTACCTGCGGCACGTGGGCAGCGGGATCTGGGCGGTCCCGCCGGGCGCGAGCCGCGACGGCTACGTGGGCGAGACGCTCCTCGGGCCGTGA
- the typA gene encoding translational GTPase TypA yields the protein MALVARNDLRNVAIVAHVDHGKTTLVDAMLKQTNSFDAHFEGEDRMMDSNDLEREKGITILAKNTAVLYNGKHADGSPIVINVIDTPGHADFGGEVERGLSMVDGVVLLVDASEGPLPQTRFVLRKALEAKLPVILLVNKTDRPDARIDEVVAESQDLLLGLASDMSDEHPDLDLDAILDVPVVYASGRNGAASDNKPENGELPDNEDLEPLFKAILDHVPAPTYDDEHPLQAHVTNLDASPFLGRLALLRVFNGTIKKGQQVAWVKHDGTVKNVKITELLITKALDRFPTESAGPGDIVAVAGIEDITIGETLADPEDVRPLPTITVDDPAISMTIGTNTSPLIGKVKGHKLTARMVKDRLDRELIGNVSIKLVDIGRPDAWEVQGRGELALAILVEQMRREGFELTVGKPQVVVKQVDGKVHEPYEHLTIDSPEEYLGAITQLLAARKGRMEGMSNHGTGWVRMEFVVPSRGLIGFRTEFLTITRGAGIANAVSHGYEQWAGEITTRVNGSIVADRAGVATPFAMVALQERMSFFVEPTQEVYEGMVVGENSRADDMDVNITKEKQLTNMRQSTSDSFERMTPSRNLTLEECLEFAREDECVEVTPEFVRIRKVELDANARQRKTSRLKKQNA from the coding sequence ATGGCGCTAGTCGCGCGCAACGACCTCCGCAATGTGGCCATCGTGGCCCACGTGGACCACGGCAAGACCACCCTCGTCGACGCCATGCTCAAGCAGACGAACTCGTTCGACGCCCACTTCGAGGGCGAGGACCGGATGATGGACTCGAACGACCTCGAGCGCGAGAAGGGCATCACGATCCTCGCGAAGAACACCGCGGTGCTCTACAACGGGAAGCACGCGGACGGCTCGCCCATCGTCATCAACGTGATCGACACCCCGGGCCACGCGGACTTCGGCGGCGAGGTCGAGCGCGGCCTCTCCATGGTCGACGGCGTCGTGCTCCTGGTGGACGCGTCCGAGGGCCCGCTGCCCCAGACGCGCTTCGTGCTCCGCAAGGCGCTCGAGGCGAAGCTGCCCGTGATCCTCCTGGTCAACAAGACCGACCGTCCCGACGCGCGCATCGACGAGGTCGTGGCCGAGAGCCAGGACCTCCTCCTCGGCCTCGCGTCCGACATGTCGGACGAGCACCCGGACCTCGACCTCGACGCGATCCTCGACGTCCCCGTCGTCTACGCGTCCGGCCGCAACGGCGCCGCGAGCGACAACAAGCCCGAGAACGGCGAGCTGCCCGACAACGAGGACCTCGAGCCCCTCTTCAAGGCGATCCTCGACCACGTCCCCGCGCCCACCTACGACGACGAGCACCCCCTCCAGGCGCACGTCACCAACCTCGACGCGTCGCCCTTCCTCGGCCGCCTCGCCCTCCTCCGCGTCTTCAACGGCACGATCAAGAAGGGCCAGCAGGTCGCCTGGGTCAAGCACGACGGCACCGTCAAGAACGTGAAGATCACCGAGCTCCTCATCACGAAGGCGCTCGACCGCTTCCCGACCGAGTCCGCGGGCCCCGGCGACATCGTCGCCGTCGCCGGCATCGAGGACATCACCATCGGCGAGACGCTCGCCGACCCCGAGGACGTCCGCCCGCTGCCCACCATCACGGTGGACGACCCGGCCATCTCGATGACCATCGGCACCAACACCAGCCCCCTCATCGGCAAGGTCAAGGGCCACAAGCTCACCGCGCGCATGGTCAAGGACCGCCTCGACCGCGAGCTCATCGGAAACGTCTCCATCAAGCTGGTCGACATCGGCCGGCCCGACGCGTGGGAGGTCCAGGGCCGCGGCGAGCTCGCGCTGGCGATCCTCGTCGAGCAGATGCGTCGCGAGGGCTTCGAGCTCACCGTCGGCAAGCCGCAGGTGGTCGTCAAGCAGGTCGACGGCAAGGTGCACGAGCCCTACGAGCACCTCACCATCGACTCGCCCGAGGAGTACCTCGGCGCGATCACGCAGCTCCTCGCCGCCCGCAAGGGCCGCATGGAGGGCATGAGCAACCACGGCACCGGCTGGGTCCGCATGGAGTTCGTCGTCCCGTCGCGCGGCCTCATCGGCTTCCGCACCGAGTTCCTCACGATCACGCGCGGCGCGGGCATCGCCAACGCCGTGTCGCACGGCTACGAGCAGTGGGCGGGCGAGATCACGACCCGCGTCAACGGCTCGATCGTCGCCGACCGCGCGGGCGTCGCCACCCCGTTCGCCATGGTGGCCCTGCAGGAGCGCATGTCGTTCTTCGTGGAGCCGACCCAGGAGGTCTACGAGGGCATGGTCGTCGGCGAGAACTCGCGCGCGGACGACATGGACGTCAACATCACCAAGGAGAAGCAGCTGACCAACATGCGTCAGTCCACCTCCGACTCCTTCGAGCGCATGACGCCCTCGCGGAACCTGACGCTCGAGGAGTGCCTCGAGTTCGCCCGCGAGGACGAGTGCGTGGAGGTCACGCCGGAGTTCGTGCGGATCCGCAAGGTCGAGCTCGACGCCAACGCGCGACAGCGCAAGACGTCGCGACTGAAGAAGCAGAACGCCTAG